One segment of Rubripirellula amarantea DNA contains the following:
- a CDS encoding MotA/TolQ/ExbB proton channel family protein gives MNTFSNFCRPGKARGLAFIETVVLATCVWCALAMPAPVHAQDDVEIIEADDIQSILNDEPEPQTDAVAKPSGIDLLSLITRGGGFMIPIGIMSLLVVALAVERTLSLRTSKVMPRDLEADLRSLANPIDRFNPSIAMKVCDENPSPAASVITTMLLRTGQPLADIERAATDAIEREADRYASPIRWLTLAAAATPLMGLLGTVWGMIVAFHESTTLTAERSRSEQLSEGIYTALVTTLAGLAVAIPAAILALYLENRLAKLFHRLEEFCFDLAPGLSRFSGRQRLDLEGKLHPMEFGTVPPPAVPVAGDSSPMPPPVAAVGTGADQRGNDQHGGAKVS, from the coding sequence TTGAATACCTTTAGTAACTTTTGCCGCCCTGGCAAAGCTCGCGGCTTAGCGTTTATCGAGACCGTCGTGTTGGCGACGTGCGTTTGGTGCGCGTTAGCAATGCCAGCGCCAGTGCATGCCCAAGATGATGTCGAGATCATTGAGGCTGATGATATTCAGTCGATCTTAAACGACGAACCCGAACCGCAGACCGATGCCGTAGCGAAGCCATCGGGCATCGATCTGCTGTCATTGATAACGCGGGGCGGCGGTTTCATGATTCCGATTGGAATCATGAGTTTGTTGGTCGTCGCTTTGGCCGTTGAGCGGACGTTAAGTTTGCGAACGAGCAAAGTGATGCCACGAGACCTCGAAGCCGATTTGCGTTCACTCGCCAATCCTATCGATCGCTTTAACCCGTCGATCGCAATGAAGGTCTGTGATGAAAATCCTTCGCCTGCCGCTAGCGTGATTACGACCATGCTGCTGCGCACTGGGCAACCATTGGCTGACATTGAACGGGCAGCGACCGATGCCATTGAACGAGAAGCCGACCGCTATGCCTCGCCCATTCGATGGCTGACTTTGGCCGCTGCTGCGACACCGTTGATGGGGTTGCTGGGAACGGTTTGGGGGATGATTGTTGCATTCCACGAATCCACAACCTTGACGGCTGAACGGAGTCGAAGCGAGCAACTTTCCGAGGGGATTTACACGGCGCTTGTGACTACTTTGGCCGGCTTGGCGGTCGCAATCCCCGCCGCGATCTTAGCACTGTACCTCGAGAATCGGCTTGCCAAGCTGTTTCATCGTCTCGAAGAATTCTGTTTTGATTTGGCACCCGGCCTCAGTCGTTTTAGCGGACGTCAGCGATTGGACTTGGAGGGCAAGTTGCATCCTATGGAGTTTGGAACGGTTCCTCCGCCTGCGGTTCCTGTTGCTGGCGACTCGTCGCCAATGCCTCCACCCGTTGCTGCGGTCGGTACAGGAGCAGACCAACGTGGCAATGATCAGCACGGCGGAGCAAAGGTGAGCTAA